One Streptomyces sp. NBC_01237 genomic region harbors:
- a CDS encoding Dyp-type peroxidase produces MPTEQGKEQDSSRPAAARVGRRRALLAGGAVLAAGMGAAAGELAAGDRTDGRAGADAPPAAIPFHGARQAGVTAPQQPATHLLSFDLPRTTTATGRKTLRDVLGALTGTLATVTSDAPPDPRLQGGATTRLTSLVGIGPSLAARLGLGVPASLIELPSFPGDRLDPRRSDGDVLVQLCAADRWTLAVAAELVGAAAHAAGAAPRWSQSGFMPRTAPGTTPRNLFGSRDGTANPDRTAAEQWVWNPSGAHRNGTVLVYRRIHMDVAGFAALPEAHRDRAIGRRAHDGAPLSGTAEHDEPDIYAKNPDGSYVIPATAHVRLASPRFDRGARMLRRSYSYDDGPADRGLLFCAFMRDPAQFTRVQNRLSARDALNPFLQHRASAVAYVLPGAPGTATLGEQLWT; encoded by the coding sequence ATGCCCACCGAACAGGGAAAAGAGCAGGATTCATCCCGGCCTGCGGCAGCTCGGGTGGGGCGGCGCCGGGCGCTGCTGGCCGGCGGAGCGGTCCTCGCGGCCGGGATGGGCGCGGCGGCCGGCGAACTGGCTGCCGGTGACCGCACGGACGGCCGGGCCGGCGCCGACGCCCCGCCGGCCGCGATCCCCTTCCACGGTGCCCGGCAGGCGGGCGTCACCGCGCCCCAGCAACCGGCCACGCATCTGCTCTCCTTCGACCTCCCGCGGACCACCACCGCCACCGGCCGGAAGACCCTGCGCGATGTCCTCGGTGCGCTGACCGGCACACTGGCCACCGTCACCTCCGACGCCCCGCCGGACCCACGGCTCCAGGGCGGTGCCACGACCCGGCTCACCTCACTGGTCGGCATCGGCCCCTCGCTCGCCGCCCGCCTCGGTCTCGGCGTCCCCGCTTCTCTCATCGAGTTGCCGTCCTTCCCCGGCGACCGCCTCGACCCGCGCCGCAGCGACGGCGATGTCCTGGTCCAGCTGTGCGCGGCCGACCGTTGGACCCTCGCCGTCGCCGCCGAACTCGTCGGCGCGGCCGCGCACGCCGCCGGTGCCGCACCGCGCTGGTCCCAGTCCGGCTTCATGCCCCGCACGGCCCCGGGCACCACCCCCCGAAACCTGTTCGGCTCCAGGGACGGCACCGCCAATCCCGATCGGACGGCGGCCGAGCAGTGGGTCTGGAATCCCTCCGGAGCCCACCGGAACGGCACCGTCCTGGTCTACCGCAGGATCCACATGGACGTCGCCGGCTTCGCGGCCCTTCCCGAGGCGCACCGCGACCGGGCGATAGGCCGCCGCGCACATGACGGCGCCCCGCTGAGCGGCACCGCGGAGCACGACGAGCCGGACATCTACGCCAAGAACCCGGACGGTTCCTACGTCATCCCCGCCACCGCCCACGTGCGTCTGGCCAGCCCACGCTTCGACCGCGGCGCCCGTATGCTCCGCCGGAGCTACAGCTACGACGACGGTCCCGCCGACCGCGGCCTTCTCTTCTGCGCCTTCATGCGCGATCCGGCCCAGTTCACCCGTGTCCAGAACCGCCTGTCCGCCCGCGACGCGCTGAATCCCTTCCTCCAGCACCGGGCGTCGGCCGTGGCATACGTCCTGCCCGGCGCCCCGGGCACCGCAACCCTCGGCGAACAGCTCTGGACGTGA
- a CDS encoding ATP-binding protein: MTNDTTTTMDSTTTGGVPDQATAPGREHRQVTPPEDRYATELAFLAAHDSGPRPPGWLLTPRAVVTFVTGSAGEALGLPKGARPEAGVPRRLVIEQKFVGERALVERCVVTLAGERGLLLVGEPGTAKSMLSELLSAAVCGTSALTVQGTAGTTEDQLKYGWNYALLLAQGPTEQALVPSPVLTAMTRGAVARVEEVTRCLPEVQDALVSLLSERRIAVPELAGGEGAQVHAAPGFTLIATANLRDKGVSEMSAALKRRFNFETVGHIGDVDAETALVRRQSRAAVERVGAAYQVDEAVLEALVTAFRDLREGRSVEGWEVERPSTVMSTAEAVSVAGSLGLAAAYFPGDRDVLSLLPGHLLGVVRKDDPADAARLLGYWDGPVRRRAEQGAATWRALWDLRSVLEN; this comes from the coding sequence ATGACGAACGACACCACGACCACCATGGACAGCACCACCACGGGCGGCGTCCCGGACCAGGCGACGGCGCCCGGCCGGGAGCACCGCCAGGTCACGCCGCCCGAGGACCGGTACGCCACCGAGCTGGCCTTCCTCGCCGCCCACGACTCCGGGCCCCGCCCACCAGGCTGGCTGCTCACCCCGCGAGCCGTCGTCACCTTCGTGACGGGCAGCGCGGGCGAGGCACTGGGCCTGCCGAAGGGCGCCCGGCCCGAAGCCGGGGTGCCGCGCCGCCTGGTGATCGAGCAGAAGTTCGTCGGCGAGCGCGCCCTGGTCGAACGGTGCGTGGTCACCCTTGCCGGAGAGCGCGGACTCCTGCTCGTGGGTGAACCCGGCACCGCCAAGTCCATGCTCTCCGAACTGCTGTCGGCGGCCGTCTGCGGGACCAGCGCGCTCACCGTGCAGGGCACCGCGGGCACCACCGAGGACCAGCTCAAGTACGGCTGGAACTACGCGCTGCTGCTCGCCCAGGGCCCCACCGAGCAGGCCCTGGTGCCCTCCCCGGTACTCACCGCCATGACCCGGGGGGCCGTCGCCCGCGTCGAGGAGGTCACCCGCTGCCTGCCGGAGGTCCAGGACGCCCTCGTGTCACTGCTCTCCGAGCGGCGGATCGCGGTCCCCGAACTCGCGGGCGGGGAGGGCGCCCAGGTGCACGCGGCCCCCGGGTTCACCCTCATCGCCACCGCCAACCTGCGGGACAAGGGCGTCTCGGAGATGTCCGCGGCGCTGAAGCGGCGCTTCAACTTCGAGACCGTGGGCCACATCGGGGACGTGGATGCCGAGACCGCGCTCGTCCGGCGCCAGTCACGGGCAGCCGTCGAACGCGTGGGCGCCGCCTACCAGGTGGACGAGGCGGTCCTCGAAGCCCTTGTCACGGCCTTCCGGGACCTGCGCGAGGGCCGCTCCGTGGAGGGCTGGGAGGTGGAGCGCCCCTCCACGGTGATGAGCACGGCGGAGGCGGTCTCCGTCGCGGGCTCCCTGGGCCTGGCCGCCGCCTACTTCCCCGGCGACCGGGACGTTCTCTCCCTCCTGCCCGGCCATCTGCTCGGCGTCGTCCGAAAGGACGACCCCGCCGACGCGGCACGGCTGCTGGGGTACTGGGACGGGCCGGTGCGCAGGCGCGCGGAGCAGGGGGCGGCCACCTGGCGTGCGCTGTGGGACCTGCGCTCGGTGCTGGAGAACTGA
- a CDS encoding right-handed parallel beta-helix repeat-containing protein, which translates to MQILSAQGLLARAAVPSRASRAMLRLSVLIASAALAATGCSGPEPTATDARHPAGSVLRVPQDYPTVQEAADAAREGETVLIGPGVYRESVRVTEPRVVLRGTDRNKVVFDGGVRLANGITVTGAGSVVENLTVHGYLANGVLFTGVTDERLQQRGAGGSAYDPLDTERFPAVRGFRATRVTAYNNGLYGIYAFDAREGVIEDSYASGHADSGIYVGQCKPCDTVVRGNTVERNAVGVELTNASDRLFVLGNRVAGNRVGITVNSNDLEALAPQRGAVIAGNAVLDNNADDTPEQADGGFGIGIGIGGGTGNRVQRNLVRGNRAAGVVVTDPPGHPASGNRVEGNRATGNGTDLVLASADPGNCFAGNRPVTQSPDGLEGLAGCGTRRREAPPGGRTTAVQAPPGVPFSQVPAPSAQPSMPDPTAPGSPANGLPGAVDPAAYPLPKNVDAVPRTR; encoded by the coding sequence ATGCAAATCCTGTCTGCACAAGGCCTGTTGGCGCGAGCGGCCGTTCCGTCGAGGGCGTCCCGGGCGATGCTGCGGCTGTCGGTGCTGATCGCCTCGGCCGCATTGGCGGCCACCGGCTGCTCCGGCCCGGAGCCGACGGCCACCGATGCGCGGCATCCGGCGGGGAGCGTGCTGCGCGTGCCGCAGGACTACCCCACCGTGCAGGAGGCGGCGGACGCCGCTCGCGAGGGTGAGACGGTGCTGATCGGTCCGGGTGTGTACCGGGAGAGCGTGCGCGTGACCGAGCCCCGCGTGGTGCTGCGCGGAACGGACCGCAACAAGGTGGTCTTCGACGGGGGTGTGCGGCTGGCCAACGGCATCACCGTGACCGGTGCCGGCTCGGTGGTCGAGAACCTCACCGTGCACGGCTATCTCGCCAACGGCGTGCTGTTCACCGGTGTCACCGACGAGCGGCTGCAACAGCGCGGCGCCGGGGGCTCCGCCTACGACCCGCTGGACACCGAGCGTTTCCCCGCCGTCCGGGGCTTTCGCGCGACCCGGGTGACGGCGTACAACAACGGCCTGTACGGCATCTACGCCTTCGACGCCCGCGAGGGCGTGATCGAGGACTCGTACGCCTCCGGGCACGCCGACTCCGGTATCTACGTCGGTCAGTGCAAGCCCTGCGACACCGTCGTGCGGGGCAACACCGTGGAGCGCAACGCCGTCGGCGTCGAACTGACCAACGCATCGGACCGTCTGTTCGTGCTGGGCAACCGCGTCGCCGGAAACCGGGTCGGCATCACGGTCAACTCCAATGACCTGGAGGCCCTCGCCCCGCAGCGCGGCGCGGTGATCGCGGGCAACGCGGTCCTCGACAACAACGCGGACGACACGCCCGAACAGGCGGACGGCGGTTTCGGGATCGGCATCGGCATCGGTGGTGGCACCGGGAACCGTGTCCAGCGCAATCTGGTCCGGGGCAACCGGGCGGCCGGGGTGGTGGTGACCGATCCGCCGGGACATCCGGCGAGCGGCAACCGCGTCGAGGGCAACCGCGCCACCGGCAACGGCACCGACCTCGTACTGGCCTCCGCGGACCCCGGCAACTGCTTCGCGGGCAACCGGCCCGTCACCCAGAGCCCGGACGGCCTGGAGGGTCTCGCGGGCTGCGGCACACGCCGCCGGGAGGCACCGCCGGGCGGCCGGACGACTGCGGTACAGGCGCCGCCCGGCGTCCCGTTCAGCCAGGTGCCGGCCCCGTCAGCCCAGCCGTCCATGCCGGACCCGACGGCTCCGGGCAGCCCGGCGAACGGTCTGCCCGGAGCCGTCGACCCGGCCGCCTACCCGCTCCCGAAGAACGTGGACGCCGTGCCGCGCACTCGCTGA
- a CDS encoding vWA domain-containing protein, whose product MSEPTTSETRSTAETRSTAETRSTAETGSISEALSTAGVPGASPVRGPAAGPRTGEAAVEALAATGPGLPFLIGVRHHAPSLAAALPALLDAAAPDVLLVELPAEFQPWLGWLAHEETEAPVALAAVPADGPGSAGERGPAFYPFADFSPELVALRWAARNGVPAVACDLPLADRAWAGGGPDTPTPTPAPVPGADSVPVPGEGHGLSAALRARLTGRDGDDLWDRLVEALAPGSTPEALRRAALLTGWALRYEAEARGGVHGTDLVREAWMRGHVAEALASGRRPAVVVGAFHTPALLPSAAGGPARDADGHVNGAAGTAACTVSLVPYTYPLLDSRSGYPAGIRDPEWQHTVLDAAGDPAALHEALIRTAVRVCAALREQGHPYGPADGREVVRVAGDLARLRDLPAPGRGEFLEAVQTVLGRGETYGTGRAVAAALERVLVGARTGRPAPAAPRSGLGPAVEAETAALSLPGPEDAHEKTPRDLRLDPARSALDRRRELLLRRLTVCGIPYAQEQAVTGAAGTEGLTTRWQVRWTPATAAMLTAAGARGVTPAQAAEGVLRQRHAAERAEGGPTAAQVVRGLMEAAECGLPALADERLTELAAVLPASGTLPEILTGLDLLDRIDAGHLPGLAAPDDAAPPDATAAAPRDGSPPDDAAPADATAIAPRDASPPVATAPARAARTARAAELLTSAAVRQVDGLTGSEEPEDARALLELAQRADRVGGIRLTDALARLAADGTPLIAAAAGAVRVLTGHEEAETFGGRVASWVDGAVDSTSRAALTARLTGVLTVAGPLLTVGAGALDPLLRRVVELEDAAFLARLPALRGGFDTLSPAARDRLLDTVEERLGERVDTLDGHDPVESARRTVADLAARELLTGLGLPVPPPAHDVRFPPLSGHPAAARPTVTPATASAIEAAPARTLAPADRWRLVLGRRPDQLPSGAARLATALDELYGAGHGEGSRGGLPGGSGSRGGREPSFPGVREWSEELAALFGPGVREEVLAAAAATGRQDVLAEIDPAAVTPSVELLRTILRYAGGLPEARVAALRPLVRRLVDELTRQLATRLRPALTGTMLARPTRRPGGRLDLPRTLRANLATARRAADGTVRVIPEKPVFRSRGRRSADWRLILVTDVSGSMEASTIWSALTASVLAGVPTLSTHFLAFSTEVVDLTGHVRDPLSLLLEVSVGGGTHIAAGLRHARGLIAVPTRTLVVVISDFEEGAPLGGLLAEVRTLVATGCHVLGCASLDDAGRPRYSTGVAGQLVAAGMPVAALSPLELARWIGEKTA is encoded by the coding sequence ATGAGCGAGCCGACCACCTCCGAAACACGGTCCACCGCCGAAACCCGGTCCACCGCCGAAACCCGGTCCACCGCCGAAACGGGGTCCATCTCCGAGGCGCTGTCCACCGCCGGTGTGCCGGGCGCTTCCCCGGTACGGGGCCCGGCCGCCGGGCCCCGTACCGGGGAAGCCGCGGTGGAGGCCCTCGCGGCGACCGGACCCGGGCTGCCGTTCCTGATCGGGGTGCGCCACCACGCGCCCTCGCTGGCGGCCGCCCTCCCGGCACTGCTGGACGCGGCGGCCCCCGACGTCCTCCTCGTCGAACTGCCCGCCGAGTTCCAACCCTGGCTGGGCTGGCTCGCCCACGAGGAGACCGAGGCCCCGGTGGCGCTGGCGGCCGTGCCCGCCGACGGGCCCGGCTCGGCAGGCGAACGGGGGCCGGCCTTCTACCCGTTCGCGGACTTCTCGCCCGAACTGGTCGCTCTGCGCTGGGCGGCGAGGAACGGGGTCCCGGCCGTGGCCTGCGATCTCCCGCTGGCCGACCGGGCGTGGGCGGGAGGCGGTCCGGACACCCCCACCCCCACCCCCGCTCCTGTCCCGGGAGCCGACTCGGTACCCGTGCCGGGGGAGGGGCACGGGTTGTCCGCCGCGCTCCGGGCCCGGCTCACCGGCCGGGACGGCGACGACCTGTGGGACCGGCTGGTGGAGGCCCTCGCGCCCGGTTCGACGCCCGAGGCGCTCCGCCGCGCGGCCCTGCTCACCGGCTGGGCACTGCGCTACGAGGCCGAGGCGCGGGGCGGGGTGCACGGCACGGACCTGGTGCGCGAGGCATGGATGCGCGGACATGTCGCCGAGGCCCTGGCGAGCGGCCGTCGGCCCGCCGTGGTGGTGGGAGCCTTCCACACCCCGGCGCTGTTGCCGTCCGCCGCCGGGGGCCCCGCACGGGACGCGGACGGCCATGTGAACGGCGCTGCCGGGACGGCGGCGTGCACGGTCTCCCTGGTCCCGTACACGTACCCGCTGCTCGACTCACGGTCCGGCTACCCGGCCGGGATCCGGGACCCCGAGTGGCAGCACACCGTCCTGGACGCCGCCGGGGACCCGGCAGCGCTGCACGAGGCGCTGATCCGCACCGCCGTCCGCGTCTGCGCCGCCCTGCGCGAACAGGGCCACCCCTACGGCCCGGCGGACGGCCGGGAGGTCGTCCGGGTGGCCGGTGACCTGGCCCGCCTGCGCGACCTGCCCGCCCCCGGCCGCGGTGAATTCCTGGAAGCCGTACAGACGGTGCTCGGGCGCGGCGAGACCTACGGCACGGGCCGCGCCGTCGCCGCGGCCCTCGAACGCGTACTCGTCGGAGCCCGCACCGGACGGCCCGCGCCCGCCGCCCCGCGCAGCGGACTGGGCCCCGCCGTCGAGGCCGAGACCGCGGCGCTCTCCCTCCCCGGCCCGGAGGACGCGCACGAGAAGACACCGCGTGACCTCCGGCTCGACCCGGCGCGCTCCGCCCTGGACCGCCGCCGCGAACTGCTGCTGCGCAGGCTGACGGTGTGCGGCATCCCCTATGCGCAGGAGCAGGCGGTGACCGGCGCGGCGGGCACGGAAGGACTCACGACACGCTGGCAGGTGCGATGGACCCCGGCGACGGCCGCGATGCTCACCGCGGCCGGGGCCCGCGGCGTCACCCCGGCCCAGGCGGCCGAGGGCGTGCTGCGCCAGCGGCACGCGGCCGAGCGCGCGGAGGGCGGCCCGACGGCCGCCCAGGTCGTCCGGGGTCTCATGGAGGCCGCCGAGTGCGGGCTCCCCGCCCTGGCCGACGAACGGCTGACGGAACTGGCGGCCGTACTCCCCGCGAGCGGTACCCTCCCCGAAATCCTCACCGGGCTCGACCTGCTGGACCGCATCGACGCCGGCCATCTGCCGGGCCTGGCCGCGCCCGACGATGCCGCGCCCCCGGACGCCACCGCCGCCGCGCCCCGGGACGGCTCGCCCCCCGACGACGCCGCGCCCGCGGACGCCACCGCCATCGCGCCCCGGGACGCCTCGCCCCCCGTCGCCACCGCGCCCGCGCGTGCCGCCCGCACCGCGCGCGCGGCCGAACTCCTGACCTCGGCCGCCGTCCGCCAGGTCGACGGTCTGACCGGCTCCGAGGAGCCCGAGGACGCCCGTGCGCTGCTCGAACTGGCCCAGCGGGCCGACCGGGTGGGCGGCATCCGGCTCACCGACGCCCTCGCCCGGCTGGCGGCCGACGGCACCCCGTTGATCGCCGCGGCCGCCGGGGCGGTCAGGGTGCTCACGGGCCACGAAGAGGCCGAGACCTTCGGGGGGCGCGTCGCCTCCTGGGTGGACGGAGCCGTGGACAGCACCTCCCGGGCCGCGCTCACCGCCCGCCTCACCGGCGTCCTGACGGTGGCGGGCCCGCTCCTGACCGTCGGCGCCGGTGCCCTGGACCCGTTGCTGCGCCGGGTCGTCGAGCTGGAGGACGCCGCGTTCCTGGCCCGGCTGCCGGCCCTGCGCGGTGGCTTCGACACCCTGAGCCCGGCCGCCCGGGACCGGCTGCTGGACACCGTCGAGGAGCGGCTGGGCGAACGGGTGGACACCCTCGACGGACACGATCCGGTCGAGTCGGCCCGCCGCACGGTCGCCGACCTCGCGGCCCGCGAGCTCCTGACCGGCCTGGGTCTGCCCGTCCCGCCACCCGCGCACGACGTACGGTTCCCACCGCTGTCCGGCCACCCCGCCGCAGCGCGCCCCACCGTCACCCCCGCCACCGCATCCGCCATCGAGGCCGCCCCCGCGCGGACCCTCGCGCCCGCCGACCGGTGGCGGCTCGTGCTCGGCCGGCGTCCCGACCAACTGCCGTCCGGCGCCGCCCGCCTGGCGACCGCTCTGGACGAGCTCTACGGCGCGGGACACGGCGAGGGGTCCCGCGGCGGTCTGCCCGGCGGCTCCGGATCGCGCGGCGGCCGGGAACCGTCGTTCCCCGGCGTCCGCGAGTGGTCCGAGGAACTGGCCGCGCTGTTCGGCCCCGGCGTCCGCGAGGAGGTCCTCGCCGCCGCGGCCGCGACAGGGCGTCAGGACGTCCTCGCCGAAATCGACCCGGCGGCCGTCACCCCCTCCGTGGAACTGCTCCGGACGATCCTGCGGTACGCCGGCGGCCTCCCCGAAGCCCGCGTCGCGGCGCTCCGGCCGCTGGTCCGCCGCCTGGTCGACGAACTGACCCGGCAGCTCGCCACCCGGCTGCGACCCGCCCTCACCGGCACGATGCTGGCCCGGCCCACCCGCCGCCCCGGCGGCCGGCTGGACCTGCCGCGCACGCTGCGCGCCAACCTGGCCACCGCCCGCAGGGCGGCCGACGGAACGGTCCGGGTGATCCCTGAGAAGCCGGTGTTCCGCAGCCGCGGCCGCCGGTCGGCCGACTGGCGCCTGATCCTGGTCACCGACGTCTCCGGATCCATGGAGGCGTCCACGATCTGGTCCGCGCTGACCGCCTCCGTGCTCGCCGGGGTGCCGACCCTGAGCACCCATTTCCTGGCCTTCTCCACGGAGGTCGTCGACCTCACCGGCCATGTGCGCGATCCCCTCTCCCTCCTGCTGGAGGTGAGCGTGGGCGGGGGCACGCACATCGCCGCAGGGCTGCGGCACGCCCGCGGCCTGATCGCGGTGCCCACCCGCACCCTCGTCGTCGTCATCAGCGACTTCGAGGAGGGCGCGCCGCTCGGCGGACTGCTGGCCGAGGTGCGGACCCTGGTGGCCACCGGCTGCCACGTCCTCGGATGCGCGAGCCTCGACGACGCCGGCCGGCCCCGCTACTCGACGGGCGTCGCCGGGCAGCTCGTGGCCGCCGGCATGCCCGTGGCGGCCCTCAGCCCACTCGAACTGGCCCGCTGGATAGGGGAGAAGACCGCATGA
- a CDS encoding SdrD B-like domain-containing protein: protein MTYTLDAARRATPEPRRPRSGVLGRRTLGCLGVLALGIGSGSLAMAPAAYSQAEQGSVTVRVIRAVDDSGVWTPALEPGIAGVRVTLTDDAGVGVEGVTAADGTVSLTPTADGDTNGKYRVQVVNPKPGVLFPAFASRQGLDGAPDQLSSNEEFVDLSGDKDVAYTTGLWSPGDYCQKNAPLVTTCQPATREGGTQRTLVSFPYSARGQDGVDVDVTDIATNAETGTLYGMAWNKADKRVFSSAVAKRTTDYGPGGAGGIYVTDLAQKKTSLFTVVPDAGTTAHASGTDDAFLAAPGRESLGGIKITDDGQDLFVVNLNTRKLYHYDATAATAAAPEAVAAIPDPGCPAAVDWRPFGLGLHDGVGYVGGVCSGESTGKVSDLRAVVLPFDLSTGAFQEPVLDQPLDYPRQSTIGGPPCDGAGWFPWTDTFPASQNGQACATYIAQPEPELGEIDFESDGSMLLAFRDRFGDRSPAGPTPGSVGTVLSGGDLNKACLVDGAYVMDTNNGCGLSPRGTRFFDTSRMGSHHNASFAGMAFSKVEDTIATSGFDPNSTAFGYGTTFNKRDGRQDPKSGLRLNPAGVAAPFGKGASMGDLEVLCDQAPLQIGNRVWYDPERTGIQKPGQRPVGGATVNLYDETDKLVGTTVTTARGEYYFDDSNVTGGLRPKTKYTIRIDKPADYAEGGPLHQWVPTEADVGDNRFIDSKGIVPSGGKFPERALTTGGPGENDHTYDFGFRQQEGTVSLVKHDQDGKPLARATFQLWKETNGSDALQTSGAEPDTKVGEPCVTGTDGNCGGTGLPGTYYWQEVSPPDGYAAPKEPVFGPLVLTPDKLDDGISVTAVNHRLPGPDPKPTPTPEPTPGAPGAPGSPGEPGAPGAPGHGSGGLAATGVSLAVPLAAGCAALTVLGTVLVVTMRRRRRAQPL, encoded by the coding sequence ATGACCTACACACTTGACGCCGCCAGGAGAGCCACACCCGAACCGCGTCGGCCGCGGTCGGGCGTGCTCGGCCGCCGTACCCTCGGCTGTCTGGGCGTGCTCGCCCTGGGAATCGGCAGTGGCTCGTTGGCCATGGCGCCTGCGGCCTACTCGCAGGCAGAGCAAGGATCAGTGACGGTCCGGGTGATCCGGGCCGTGGACGACAGCGGTGTATGGACACCTGCGCTGGAGCCGGGTATCGCCGGCGTCAGGGTGACCCTCACCGACGACGCCGGAGTGGGCGTCGAGGGGGTCACGGCGGCCGACGGCACCGTGTCCCTGACCCCCACGGCGGACGGCGACACCAACGGCAAGTACCGGGTGCAGGTGGTGAATCCGAAACCGGGTGTGCTGTTCCCGGCCTTCGCCTCCCGTCAGGGACTGGACGGCGCACCCGACCAGCTGAGCAGCAACGAGGAGTTCGTCGACCTCTCCGGCGACAAGGACGTGGCGTACACCACCGGGCTGTGGAGCCCCGGCGACTACTGCCAGAAGAACGCGCCCCTGGTGACCACCTGCCAGCCGGCCACCCGCGAGGGCGGAACACAGCGCACGCTGGTCTCCTTCCCGTACTCGGCGCGCGGCCAGGACGGCGTCGACGTCGACGTCACCGACATCGCCACCAACGCCGAGACCGGCACGCTCTACGGCATGGCGTGGAACAAGGCCGACAAGCGGGTGTTCTCCTCGGCGGTGGCCAAGCGCACCACGGACTACGGTCCGGGCGGCGCCGGGGGGATCTACGTGACCGACCTGGCGCAGAAGAAGACCAGCCTGTTCACGGTCGTCCCCGACGCGGGAACGACGGCACACGCCTCGGGCACCGACGACGCCTTCCTCGCCGCGCCCGGCAGGGAGAGCCTGGGCGGCATCAAGATCACCGATGACGGCCAGGACCTGTTCGTCGTCAACCTCAACACCCGCAAGCTCTACCATTACGACGCCACCGCGGCGACCGCGGCGGCGCCCGAGGCAGTCGCGGCCATCCCGGATCCGGGCTGTCCCGCAGCGGTGGACTGGCGGCCGTTCGGCCTCGGCCTGCACGACGGCGTCGGCTATGTCGGCGGCGTCTGTTCCGGCGAGTCCACCGGGAAGGTCTCGGACCTGCGCGCGGTGGTCCTTCCCTTCGACCTGTCCACCGGAGCGTTCCAGGAACCGGTCCTGGACCAGCCGCTGGACTACCCGCGCCAGTCCACGATCGGCGGGCCTCCGTGCGACGGGGCGGGCTGGTTCCCCTGGACCGACACGTTCCCGGCCTCCCAGAACGGTCAGGCGTGCGCGACCTATATCGCCCAGCCCGAGCCGGAGTTGGGTGAGATCGATTTCGAATCCGACGGTTCCATGCTGCTGGCGTTCCGTGACCGCTTCGGCGACCGGTCCCCGGCGGGTCCCACCCCCGGCTCGGTCGGCACCGTCCTGTCCGGCGGCGACCTGAACAAGGCGTGTCTGGTGGACGGCGCGTACGTGATGGACACCAACAACGGCTGCGGGCTCTCCCCCCGGGGCACCCGCTTCTTCGACACCAGCCGGATGGGTTCCCATCACAACGCCTCCTTCGCGGGGATGGCGTTCTCCAAGGTCGAGGACACCATCGCCACCTCGGGCTTCGACCCCAACAGCACCGCCTTCGGGTACGGCACCACCTTCAACAAGCGCGACGGCAGGCAGGACCCGAAGTCCGGTCTGCGTCTCAACCCGGCCGGGGTCGCTGCCCCGTTCGGCAAGGGCGCCTCGATGGGCGACCTGGAGGTGCTCTGCGACCAGGCCCCGCTCCAGATCGGCAACCGGGTCTGGTACGACCCCGAGCGCACCGGCATCCAGAAGCCGGGCCAGCGCCCGGTCGGGGGTGCGACCGTCAACCTGTACGACGAGACGGACAAGCTCGTGGGGACGACGGTGACGACGGCGCGCGGCGAGTACTACTTCGACGACTCCAACGTCACCGGAGGCCTCCGGCCGAAGACCAAGTACACCATCCGCATCGACAAGCCGGCCGACTACGCCGAGGGCGGTCCCCTCCATCAGTGGGTGCCCACGGAAGCGGACGTCGGCGACAACCGCTTCATCGACTCCAAGGGCATCGTCCCATCCGGCGGGAAGTTCCCCGAGCGGGCGCTGACCACCGGGGGGCCGGGGGAGAACGACCACACGTACGACTTCGGCTTCCGGCAGCAGGAAGGCACGGTGAGCCTGGTCAAACACGACCAGGACGGCAAACCCCTGGCCCGGGCCACGTTCCAGCTGTGGAAGGAGACGAACGGCTCCGACGCCTTGCAGACCTCCGGGGCGGAACCGGATACGAAGGTCGGCGAGCCCTGCGTGACCGGCACCGACGGCAACTGCGGCGGAACCGGCCTGCCGGGCACGTACTACTGGCAGGAGGTCAGCCCGCCGGACGGCTACGCCGCGCCGAAGGAGCCCGTGTTCGGACCGCTGGTGCTCACCCCCGACAAGCTCGACGACGGGATCTCGGTGACGGCGGTCAACCACCGGTTGCCCGGTCCCGATCCGAAGCCCACACCGACGCCCGAGCCGACTCCGGGTGCGCCAGGCGCGCCCGGCTCACCAGGGGAACCCGGTGCCCCCGGTGCCCCGGGCCACGGTTCGGGCGGCCTGGCAGCCACCGGTGTGAGCCTTGCGGTTCCGCTGGCAGCCGGCTGCGCCGCGCTCACCGTCCTCGGCACGGTGCTGGTGGTGACGATGCGCCGCAGGCGGAGGGCACAGCCCCTCTAG